A part of Microbacterium atlanticum genomic DNA contains:
- a CDS encoding bifunctional folylpolyglutamate synthase/dihydrofolate synthase, whose translation MTDRDRRRADAVYEALLQRQGERWVQPRVERTRRVLELLDDPQKTYRVIHVTGTNGKTSTSRMIESLVRAHGLRTGLFTSPHLERFTERIMIDGEPIDDAAVADAWDEVSPFVDIVDAELASEDDAPLTFFELLTVLAFVAFADAPIDVLVLEVGMGGSWDSTNTADGDVAVFAPIDLDHADRLGETISQIARVKAGIIKDGAAVVSARQDPAAEGVLRETARRHGASIAFEGAEFALASQRLAVGGQQITVRGLAGTYEDEYLPLYGAHQGFNAALAIAAVESLVGGGTQRITGDILAEGLGAVTSPGRLQLVGTAPTVLVDAAHNPHGVRALVAALRESFDFDEWGVVLGVLSDKDAAGIVAEIAPIAAHVFATAPESERAEDADAIADLAEAQDLRVSVHADLPAAADAARAWAAASDRRAVVVAGSVVLAGEALALATAEDWKSGWSE comes from the coding sequence ATGACAGACCGCGACCGCCGCCGCGCCGACGCGGTCTACGAGGCGCTGCTCCAGCGCCAGGGGGAGCGCTGGGTGCAGCCGCGCGTCGAGCGCACCCGTCGCGTGCTCGAGCTGCTCGACGACCCGCAGAAGACGTATCGCGTCATCCACGTCACCGGCACGAACGGGAAGACCTCGACCAGCCGCATGATCGAGAGCCTCGTCCGCGCCCACGGCCTGCGCACCGGGCTGTTCACGAGCCCTCACCTGGAGCGGTTCACCGAGCGCATCATGATCGACGGCGAGCCGATCGACGACGCCGCGGTGGCCGACGCCTGGGACGAGGTCTCGCCGTTCGTCGACATCGTCGACGCGGAGCTCGCCTCCGAGGACGACGCGCCGCTGACCTTCTTCGAGCTGCTCACCGTGCTCGCCTTCGTCGCGTTCGCCGACGCGCCCATCGACGTGCTGGTGCTCGAGGTGGGAATGGGCGGGTCATGGGACTCGACGAACACCGCCGACGGTGATGTCGCCGTCTTCGCCCCGATCGACCTCGACCATGCGGACCGTCTCGGCGAGACGATCTCGCAGATCGCCCGCGTCAAGGCGGGCATCATCAAGGACGGAGCCGCGGTGGTCTCGGCCCGCCAGGATCCCGCCGCGGAAGGCGTGCTGCGCGAGACCGCGCGGCGCCACGGCGCGTCGATCGCCTTCGAGGGGGCGGAGTTCGCCCTCGCCTCGCAGCGACTGGCGGTGGGCGGCCAGCAGATCACGGTGCGCGGCCTCGCCGGCACGTACGAGGACGAGTACCTTCCGCTGTACGGCGCGCATCAAGGCTTCAACGCCGCGCTGGCCATCGCGGCGGTGGAGTCGCTCGTCGGCGGCGGTACGCAGCGGATCACCGGCGACATCTTGGCTGAGGGGCTGGGTGCCGTGACGTCGCCGGGCCGTCTGCAGCTCGTGGGCACGGCGCCGACGGTGCTCGTCGACGCCGCGCACAACCCGCACGGCGTGCGGGCGCTCGTGGCCGCACTGCGCGAGAGCTTCGACTTCGACGAGTGGGGGGTGGTGCTCGGCGTGCTGTCCGACAAGGACGCCGCCGGGATCGTCGCGGAGATCGCTCCGATCGCAGCGCACGTCTTCGCCACGGCGCCGGAGTCCGAGCGCGCCGAGGACGCCGATGCCATCGCCGATCTCGCCGAGGCGCAGGACCTGCGCGTGTCGGTGCACGCCGACCTGCCGGCCGCCGCGGACGCGGCGCGGGCGTGGGCCGCGGCATCCGATCGGCGCGCCGTCGTCGTCGCCGGCTCGGTCGTGCTCGCCGGGGAGGCGCTGGCCCTCGCGACCGCGGAGGACTGGAAGAGCGGGTGGAGCGAGTGA
- a CDS encoding DUF4233 domain-containing protein codes for MSAQRPARRRRPRGAAESLGAIVLGFESLIAFLAGLVIYGLAALPAPIEPWWGIVAGIVMAVLMIATTQVLRFRWGIALGWALQVIVALGAFLVPALAVVAVVFGGMYGYATIKGAALDRRNAQPAGSPEEA; via the coding sequence GTGAGCGCGCAACGCCCCGCACGGCGGCGCCGTCCCCGGGGCGCGGCCGAGTCGCTCGGCGCCATCGTGCTCGGATTCGAGTCGTTGATCGCATTCCTCGCGGGGCTCGTGATCTATGGGCTGGCGGCGCTTCCGGCGCCCATAGAGCCGTGGTGGGGAATCGTGGCGGGCATCGTGATGGCGGTGCTCATGATCGCGACCACGCAAGTGCTCCGCTTCCGCTGGGGTATCGCGCTCGGCTGGGCGCTGCAGGTGATCGTCGCGCTCGGCGCGTTCCTCGTGCCGGCGCTGGCCGTCGTCGCCGTCGTTTTCGGGGGCATGTACGGATATGCGACGATCAAGGGGGCCGCCCTGGACCGGCGCAACGCGCAGCCGGCGGGCAGCCCCGAAGAAGCCTGA
- the ndk gene encoding nucleoside-diphosphate kinase produces the protein MPTEETLVLVKPDGVARGLTGAILARIEAKGYALVDIRLVEPDRERLERHYAEHEGKPFYEPLLEFMMSGPSVAIRLAGNRVIEGFRSLAGTTDPTTAAPGTIRGDLGRDWGLRVQQNLVHGSDSPESAARELDIWFA, from the coding sequence ATGCCCACCGAAGAGACCCTGGTCCTCGTCAAGCCCGACGGCGTCGCTCGAGGCCTCACCGGCGCGATCCTCGCCCGCATCGAGGCGAAGGGGTACGCCCTCGTCGACATCCGCCTGGTGGAGCCCGACCGCGAGCGGCTCGAGCGCCACTACGCCGAGCACGAGGGCAAGCCCTTCTACGAGCCGCTGCTGGAGTTCATGATGTCGGGGCCGTCTGTCGCGATCCGACTCGCCGGCAACCGCGTCATCGAAGGCTTCCGTTCGCTGGCGGGGACGACAGATCCGACCACGGCCGCGCCGGGGACGATCCGCGGCGACCTCGGCCGCGACTGGGGTCTGAGGGTGCAGCAGAACCTGGTCCACGGGTCCGACAGCCCGGAGTCCGCCGCCCGCGAGCTCGACATCTGGTTCGCCTGA
- a CDS encoding vitamin K epoxide reductase family protein, which translates to MPEQPTRARPTGLAVWLVVAGAVGWWAALSLTLEKLHSLANPDAIASCDFSVLVQCTANLDSWQGSVFGFPNPILGLAGWVAPIVVGMALLAGARFARWFWWCFWAGIAFAFGFVIWLIAQSIYALGTLCPWCMVTWSVTIPTFYAVTLHLFRTGQFPASARVRHAADRLMAWVPLAAILSYALILLLAQLEMNAIVNIWQTFVG; encoded by the coding sequence ATGCCCGAGCAGCCGACCCGCGCCCGTCCCACCGGACTCGCCGTCTGGCTCGTGGTCGCCGGCGCGGTCGGCTGGTGGGCGGCACTCTCGCTGACGCTGGAGAAGCTGCACTCCCTCGCGAATCCGGACGCGATCGCCTCGTGCGACTTCTCGGTGCTGGTCCAGTGCACAGCCAATCTGGACTCGTGGCAGGGCAGCGTGTTCGGCTTCCCCAACCCGATCCTCGGTCTCGCGGGATGGGTCGCGCCGATCGTGGTGGGGATGGCGCTCCTGGCCGGCGCCCGGTTCGCACGCTGGTTCTGGTGGTGCTTCTGGGCCGGCATCGCCTTCGCGTTCGGCTTCGTGATCTGGCTGATCGCCCAGAGCATCTACGCCCTCGGGACCCTGTGCCCGTGGTGCATGGTGACGTGGTCGGTGACCATCCCCACGTTCTACGCAGTGACGCTCCACCTGTTCCGCACCGGGCAGTTCCCCGCATCCGCACGCGTGCGGCACGCCGCCGACCGGCTCATGGCATGGGTGCCGCTTGCTGCGATCCTCAGCTACGCCCTCATCCTGCTGCTGGCGCAGCTCGAGATGAACGCCATCGTGAACATCTGGCAGACATTCGTCGGGTGA
- a CDS encoding Rne/Rng family ribonuclease, translating to MADGTDAEFPPETDPDAPLTASAGDAAPDQVTGEQATDATEAGQDAAEAATPDAAEEIPDAADEADPRPAGTDARGVESGSAGAEPEASPAEDAEVDGADGEPATEAPTAVSLGLLPAEFVSAVSTQLHFYAPEITVLPARPGRERDRFGDREPEADASGPGSSRRRNRRRGGEGRDEASAPSDQPPHPRQRAVELITEPQRIKGSTRLEAKKQRRRDGREAGRRRAVVTEAEFLARREAVDRVMIVRSRNGRIQIAVLEDNVLVEHYVARSQDASLIGNVYLGRVQNVLPSMEAAFVDIGRGRNAVLYSGEVDWDAVETGNQPRRIELALKTGDRVLVQVTKDPVGHKGARLTSQISLPGRYLVYVPGGAMNGISRKLPDTERARLKKILKEVLPESSGVIVRTAAEGATEEQLTRDVQRLTNQWEHISKQIESIQAPALLHSEPDLLVKIVRDVFNEDFSKMLIQGDDAHHTISKYLESVAPDLLERVERYEGEHDPFDEFRVTEQIEKALDRKVWLPSGGSLVIDRTEAMTVVDVNTGKFVGSGGNLEETVTKNNLEAAEEIVRQLRLRDIGGIIVVDFIDMVLESNRDLVLRRLVECLSRDRTKHQVAEVTSLGLVQMTRKKLGLGLLETFSEPCEVCAGRGLIVHHDPVVKHRSAAAGAPTSGRRPRGGSPAPANGGSNGTHVITEGVKSALAQIAASTIHHHDEAPAPEPAPPVDPAPAERPKKRKKRQDSGQKREAKTEKDMLLDSVLSALPEPKAPGQGRSRRRVTTAALTGTPVAHTPAED from the coding sequence ATGGCTGATGGAACCGATGCAGAATTCCCGCCTGAGACCGATCCGGACGCGCCGCTGACGGCATCCGCGGGCGACGCGGCACCCGACCAGGTCACGGGCGAGCAGGCGACGGACGCGACCGAGGCCGGCCAGGACGCGGCGGAGGCCGCGACTCCGGATGCCGCCGAGGAGATCCCGGATGCCGCCGACGAGGCGGATCCCCGTCCTGCAGGGACCGACGCCCGGGGCGTGGAGTCGGGCAGCGCGGGCGCGGAGCCCGAGGCTTCGCCCGCTGAGGATGCGGAGGTCGACGGCGCCGACGGAGAGCCCGCGACCGAGGCGCCCACTGCTGTGAGCCTGGGGCTGCTGCCGGCGGAATTCGTCTCGGCGGTCTCGACGCAGCTCCACTTCTACGCACCCGAGATCACGGTCCTCCCCGCTCGGCCGGGGCGCGAGCGCGATCGTTTCGGCGACCGTGAGCCCGAGGCGGATGCCTCAGGTCCCGGATCGTCGCGCCGTCGCAACCGCCGCCGAGGTGGCGAGGGCCGGGACGAGGCATCCGCTCCCTCCGATCAGCCGCCGCACCCGCGTCAGCGCGCCGTCGAGCTCATCACCGAGCCGCAGCGGATCAAGGGCTCGACCCGGCTCGAGGCCAAGAAGCAGCGTCGCCGCGACGGCCGGGAGGCCGGCCGACGCCGCGCCGTCGTCACCGAGGCGGAGTTCCTCGCACGCCGCGAAGCCGTGGACCGCGTGATGATCGTGCGCTCGCGGAACGGGCGCATCCAGATCGCCGTCCTCGAGGACAACGTGCTGGTCGAGCACTATGTCGCGCGCAGTCAGGACGCATCGCTCATCGGCAACGTCTATCTCGGCCGCGTCCAGAACGTGCTGCCCAGCATGGAGGCGGCGTTCGTGGACATCGGCCGCGGGCGCAACGCGGTGCTGTACTCCGGCGAGGTCGATTGGGACGCCGTCGAGACGGGCAACCAGCCGCGGCGCATCGAGCTGGCGCTCAAGACCGGCGACCGCGTGCTGGTACAGGTCACCAAGGATCCGGTCGGGCACAAGGGGGCGCGGCTGACCAGCCAGATCTCGCTGCCGGGCCGGTACCTCGTGTACGTGCCGGGCGGCGCGATGAACGGCATCTCGCGCAAGCTCCCCGACACCGAGCGGGCTCGTCTGAAGAAGATCCTCAAGGAGGTGCTCCCCGAGTCGTCGGGGGTCATCGTCCGCACCGCGGCCGAGGGCGCCACCGAGGAGCAGCTGACCAGGGATGTGCAGCGACTCACCAACCAGTGGGAGCACATCTCGAAGCAGATCGAGTCGATCCAGGCGCCGGCCCTGCTGCACTCGGAGCCCGACCTGCTGGTCAAGATCGTCCGTGACGTGTTCAACGAGGACTTCTCGAAGATGCTCATCCAGGGCGACGACGCGCACCACACGATCTCGAAGTACCTCGAGTCAGTCGCGCCCGACCTCCTCGAGCGCGTGGAGCGCTACGAGGGCGAACACGATCCGTTCGACGAGTTCCGCGTCACCGAGCAGATCGAGAAGGCGCTCGACCGCAAGGTGTGGCTGCCTTCCGGGGGATCCCTCGTCATCGACCGCACGGAGGCGATGACCGTCGTCGACGTGAACACCGGCAAGTTCGTCGGCTCCGGCGGCAACCTGGAGGAGACGGTCACCAAGAACAACCTGGAGGCGGCCGAAGAGATCGTCCGCCAGCTGCGGCTGCGCGACATCGGCGGCATCATCGTCGTGGACTTCATCGACATGGTGCTGGAGTCCAACCGCGACCTCGTGCTGCGCCGGCTCGTGGAGTGCCTGAGCCGCGACCGCACCAAGCACCAGGTGGCCGAAGTGACATCTCTCGGTCTCGTGCAGATGACCCGCAAGAAGCTGGGCCTCGGGCTGCTCGAGACCTTCAGTGAGCCGTGCGAGGTGTGCGCGGGCAGAGGCCTCATCGTGCACCACGATCCCGTGGTCAAGCACCGCTCGGCTGCAGCCGGCGCGCCGACCTCGGGCCGCCGCCCGCGCGGCGGCTCGCCCGCGCCGGCGAACGGCGGCTCGAACGGCACGCACGTCATCACCGAGGGCGTGAAGTCGGCGCTCGCTCAGATCGCCGCCTCGACCATCCACCACCACGACGAGGCGCCGGCGCCCGAGCCCGCACCCCCGGTGGATCCCGCGCCGGCGGAGCGTCCGAAGAAGCGCAAGAAGCGCCAGGACTCGGGCCAGAAGCGCGAGGCGAAGACCGAGAAGGACATGCTCCTGGACTCGGTGCTCAGCGCCCTTCCCGAGCCGAAGGCGCCGGGCCAGGGGCGTTCCCGCCGACGCGTCACCACCGCCGCCCTCACCGGCACCCCCGTGGCGCACACTCCCGCCGAGGACTGA
- a CDS encoding glycosyltransferase produces MARYMFVTWDGGGNRTPTIAIGRALAARGHEVRVLGHDSQADAYRAAGLRFRPYASAPGFRLDPRPRGLLRLVTDRGLADDAVGWLAAESADVVVVDCMLVSVLDALDRADQRFAVLEHTMHDILVPGLRALEPLVWTSGMRVARPRSHARPIVVASVPRLRVPFPPAPLTAAPGAVVYAGPMTPASAARRDAATVVLSLSTFRFPGLVALWQRVLDAVRAIDAPVVATLGPALAPGEVRVPPNVRVHEWMPHEELFPDAALVVSHGGHGTSLAALAHGVPVLVLPLDSTSDQPRIGRAVTLAGVGETLPRRSGPAAIRATVERMLRDESLQRRSQRLGEAVRALDGPTRAARVLELSASSP; encoded by the coding sequence ATGGCGCGCTACATGTTCGTCACATGGGACGGCGGTGGCAACCGCACGCCGACCATCGCCATCGGACGCGCTCTCGCCGCCCGTGGGCACGAGGTGCGCGTGCTGGGACACGACTCGCAGGCCGACGCCTACCGTGCGGCGGGCCTGCGCTTCCGGCCCTATGCCAGCGCCCCCGGTTTCCGGCTCGATCCGCGGCCGCGGGGCCTGCTGCGGCTCGTGACGGACCGGGGCCTCGCCGACGACGCGGTGGGCTGGCTGGCCGCCGAGTCCGCGGACGTCGTGGTCGTGGACTGCATGCTCGTCTCGGTGCTGGACGCGCTGGACCGCGCGGACCAGCGATTCGCCGTGCTCGAACACACCATGCACGACATCCTCGTTCCGGGTCTGCGCGCCCTGGAGCCCCTCGTCTGGACCAGCGGGATGCGCGTCGCACGACCCCGCTCGCACGCCAGGCCCATCGTGGTGGCGTCCGTCCCGCGGCTGCGCGTGCCGTTCCCGCCGGCGCCGCTGACGGCGGCACCCGGCGCCGTCGTGTACGCGGGACCCATGACGCCGGCGAGCGCCGCCCGCCGCGATGCCGCCACCGTGGTGCTCAGCCTCAGCACCTTTCGGTTCCCCGGCCTGGTCGCGCTGTGGCAGCGCGTGCTCGACGCCGTCCGCGCGATCGACGCGCCCGTCGTAGCGACCCTCGGGCCCGCGCTCGCTCCCGGCGAGGTGCGTGTGCCGCCGAACGTACGGGTCCACGAATGGATGCCCCACGAGGAGCTGTTCCCGGATGCCGCGCTCGTGGTGAGCCACGGCGGACACGGCACGTCCCTCGCCGCGCTCGCCCACGGCGTGCCGGTGCTCGTCCTCCCCCTGGACTCGACGTCGGACCAGCCCCGCATCGGGCGGGCGGTCACGCTGGCCGGAGTCGGCGAGACGCTGCCTCGCCGGTCGGGCCCCGCGGCCATCCGCGCGACCGTCGAACGCATGCTGCGGGACGAATCCCTCCAGCGGCGTTCTCAGCGCCTGGGGGAGGCCGTCAGAGCTCTCGACGGACCGACCAGGGCAGCGCGGGTGCTGGAGCTGTCCGCCTCCTCGCCGTGA
- a CDS encoding DUF4031 domain-containing protein — protein sequence MAILIDDPRWPAHGRLWAHLVTDTDLAELHAFAAANGIPRRGFDLDHYDVPQEAHARLVAAGAEHVSGHELVRRLIASGLRVRARDRR from the coding sequence GTGGCGATCCTCATCGACGACCCGCGCTGGCCCGCTCACGGCCGCCTGTGGGCGCACCTGGTGACGGATACCGACCTCGCCGAGCTTCACGCCTTCGCCGCAGCGAACGGAATCCCGCGCCGCGGCTTCGATCTGGACCACTACGACGTCCCGCAGGAGGCGCACGCCCGGCTGGTCGCCGCCGGCGCGGAGCACGTCAGCGGGCACGAGCTGGTACGCCGCCTCATCGCATCCGGTCTGCGCGTGAGGGCACGCGACCGCCGCTGA
- the rplU gene encoding 50S ribosomal protein L21 yields the protein MVYAVVRAGGRQEKVEVGTIVVLDRQAAKVGDKIELPAVLFVDGDTVTTDADKLAKVTVTAEVLGEERGPKIVIQKFKNKTGYKKRQGHRQDLTRVKVTGIK from the coding sequence GTGGTTTACGCAGTTGTGCGCGCCGGTGGCCGGCAGGAGAAGGTCGAGGTCGGCACGATCGTCGTTCTCGACCGCCAGGCCGCGAAGGTCGGCGACAAGATCGAGCTCCCCGCGGTGCTCTTCGTCGACGGTGACACCGTGACGACCGACGCCGACAAGCTCGCGAAGGTCACCGTGACCGCCGAGGTGCTCGGTGAGGAGCGCGGCCCGAAGATCGTGATCCAGAAGTTCAAGAACAAGACCGGCTACAAGAAGCGCCAGGGTCACCGCCAGGACCTGACGCGCGTCAAGGTCACCGGCATCAAGTAA
- the rpmA gene encoding 50S ribosomal protein L27 — protein MAHKKGASSTRNGRDSNAQRLGVKRFGGQAVNAGEILVRQRGTHFHPGANVGRGGDDTLFALAAGAVEFGHKGGRKVVNVVAVAE, from the coding sequence ATGGCACACAAAAAGGGCGCAAGCTCCACCCGCAACGGTCGTGACTCCAACGCGCAGCGCCTCGGCGTGAAGCGCTTCGGCGGGCAGGCCGTCAACGCCGGCGAGATCCTCGTCCGCCAGCGCGGCACGCACTTCCACCCGGGCGCCAACGTCGGCCGCGGTGGCGACGACACGCTGTTCGCGCTGGCCGCGGGCGCTGTCGAGTTCGGCCACAAGGGCGGTCGCAAGGTCGTCAACGTCGTGGCGGTCGCAGAGTAG